The Thermus brockianus genome window below encodes:
- a CDS encoding SPFH domain-containing protein — MREVKEFPAWRVSGFLGLFLLLLALLWLGWAGYGLVSERAPAYLWHLLPALLASGLLLAGLFTLQPNEGVVLVFFGRYVGSVREEGFHFANPLAKRQRVSLRVRNFTSERLKVNDAQGNPIEIAAVVVWRVVDTAKALFQVENYEAFVAIQAEAAIRALASRYPYDAEGRSLRGNPEEVAEELKAEVEERLRVAGVEVLEARLTHLAYAPEVAQAMLRRQQALAVIAARRLIVEAAVEMVKEALAGLEAQGLALDEERRAAMVNNLMVALVAEAQAQPVVNVGTLYA; from the coding sequence ATGCGCGAGGTTAAGGAGTTTCCGGCGTGGCGGGTTAGCGGCTTCTTGGGCCTTTTCCTCCTCCTTTTGGCCCTCCTTTGGCTAGGGTGGGCGGGGTACGGCCTGGTAAGCGAAAGGGCGCCCGCCTACCTCTGGCACCTCCTCCCCGCCCTTCTTGCGAGCGGCCTCCTCTTGGCCGGCCTCTTCACCCTCCAGCCCAACGAAGGGGTGGTGTTGGTCTTCTTCGGCCGCTACGTGGGGAGCGTGCGGGAAGAGGGCTTCCACTTCGCCAACCCCTTGGCCAAGCGGCAACGGGTTTCCCTGCGGGTCCGCAACTTCACCTCGGAGCGGCTCAAGGTGAACGACGCCCAGGGAAACCCCATTGAGATCGCCGCCGTGGTGGTCTGGCGGGTGGTGGACACGGCCAAGGCCCTCTTCCAGGTGGAGAACTACGAAGCCTTTGTGGCCATCCAAGCCGAGGCGGCCATCCGCGCCCTGGCAAGCCGCTACCCCTACGACGCCGAGGGCCGCTCCCTGCGGGGAAACCCCGAGGAGGTGGCCGAGGAGCTAAAGGCCGAGGTGGAGGAGCGCTTAAGGGTGGCGGGGGTAGAGGTCCTGGAGGCCCGGCTCACCCACCTGGCCTACGCCCCCGAGGTGGCCCAGGCCATGCTGAGGCGGCAGCAGGCCCTGGCGGTGATTGCGGCGCGGAGACTCATCGTGGAAGCGGCGGTGGAGATGGTTAAGGAGGCCCTGGCGGGCCTCGAGGCCCAAGGCCTCGCCCTGGACGAGGAAAGGCGGGCGGCCATGGTGAACAACCTCATGGTGGCCTTGGTGGCCGAGGCCCAGGCCCAGCCCGTGGTGAACGTGGGCACCTTGTACGCCTAA
- a CDS encoding MFS transporter produces the protein MSALGLLFLTLFNSVLGLSLLFPILGPLGRELGLSEVQVGLFSTGYALMQFLLAPYWGKRSERGRKPVLLLGILGFALSFLLFGLFALLGQEGLLSPSLLFPLLLLARLLGGAFSSATLPTAQAYVADVTGRENRTAGMALLGAAFGLAVILGPALGAGLAALLGLLAPVFFASAIALLNALFVALTLPESRPHGARAGGSLSPFDPRVFPLLLLGLALNLSGVALEQTIAFYFQDRLGLSGVETARRVGMALVLYGLVAVLIQGFLVRKLSWPPKTLLLLGLPVGILGFSLLVVAHTFPLLALGLALQGAGAALAGPGVTAALSLAVGEGEQGLVAGLNSAAQALGRMLGPLLGTGLYRLMPEAPYLLGAGLLGLSLLFLPALFRRVRL, from the coding sequence ATGTCCGCCCTTGGCCTCCTCTTCCTCACCCTCTTCAACAGCGTCCTAGGGCTTTCCCTCCTCTTCCCCATCCTGGGGCCTTTGGGCAGGGAGCTGGGCCTGAGCGAGGTCCAGGTGGGCCTCTTCTCCACGGGGTATGCCCTCATGCAGTTCCTCCTCGCCCCCTACTGGGGCAAAAGGAGCGAAAGGGGCAGGAAGCCCGTGCTCCTTTTGGGCATCCTGGGCTTTGCCCTTAGCTTCCTCCTCTTTGGCCTCTTCGCCCTCTTGGGGCAGGAGGGCCTCCTTTCCCCAAGCCTCCTTTTCCCCCTCCTCCTCCTCGCCCGGCTCCTGGGCGGGGCCTTTAGCTCCGCCACCCTGCCCACGGCCCAGGCCTACGTGGCGGACGTCACGGGCAGGGAAAACCGCACCGCCGGCATGGCCCTTTTGGGGGCGGCCTTTGGCCTGGCGGTGATCCTGGGGCCGGCTTTGGGAGCGGGGCTTGCGGCCCTTTTGGGGCTTTTGGCCCCGGTTTTCTTCGCCAGCGCCATCGCCCTCCTCAACGCCCTCTTTGTGGCCCTTACCCTCCCCGAGTCCCGGCCCCACGGGGCCAGGGCAGGGGGAAGCCTCTCCCCCTTTGACCCCCGGGTATTCCCCCTCCTCCTCCTGGGCCTGGCCTTGAACCTCTCGGGGGTGGCCCTAGAGCAGACCATCGCCTTCTACTTCCAAGACCGCCTGGGCCTAAGCGGGGTGGAAACCGCCCGCCGGGTGGGGATGGCCCTGGTGCTCTATGGGCTCGTGGCGGTCCTTATCCAGGGCTTTTTGGTGCGGAAGCTTTCCTGGCCCCCCAAAACCCTCCTCCTTCTGGGGCTTCCCGTGGGGATTTTGGGGTTTTCCCTGTTGGTGGTGGCCCACACCTTTCCCCTCCTCGCCCTAGGCCTCGCCCTGCAGGGGGCGGGGGCGGCCCTGGCGGGCCCGGGGGTCACGGCGGCCCTTTCCCTGGCGGTGGGGGAGGGGGAGCAGGGGCTCGTGGCGGGGTTAAATAGCGCCGCCCAGGCCCTGGGGCGGATGCTGGGGCCCCTTTTGGGCACGGGGCTTTACCGCCTCATGCCCGAGGCCCCTTACCTGCTTGGGGCGGGCCTTTTGGGGCTTTCCCTCCTTTTCCTCCCCGCCCTCTTTCGGCGGGTGCGGCTCTGA
- the pstB gene encoding phosphate ABC transporter ATP-binding protein PstB: MVSLEMLKEHETVRTAPVSEAEALVDVRGLSLWYGKKQALYDISVRFPRNQVTAIIGPSGCGKSTLLRSLNRMNDLVPGVRVEGEVLYEGVNIYDPRVDPVAVRRHIGMVFQKPNPFPKTIFENVAFGLRLMGVKGSELEDRVVEALKRAALWNEVQDRFKKESGLRLSGGQQQRLCIARAIAVEPPLLLMDEPTSALDPIATQAIEDLILELKERYTVVIVTHNMQQAARVSDRTLFMHLGVLVEEGPTDLLFTKPKHPYTEAYITGRFG, from the coding sequence ATGGTGAGTCTGGAAATGCTCAAGGAACACGAGACGGTGCGCACCGCGCCCGTCTCCGAGGCCGAGGCCCTGGTGGACGTGCGGGGCCTGAGCCTCTGGTACGGTAAGAAGCAGGCCCTTTACGACATCTCCGTGCGCTTCCCCCGGAACCAGGTCACGGCCATCATCGGCCCCTCGGGGTGTGGGAAAAGCACCCTCCTGCGCTCCCTCAACCGCATGAACGACCTGGTACCCGGGGTACGGGTGGAGGGGGAGGTCCTCTACGAGGGGGTGAACATCTACGACCCCCGGGTGGACCCGGTGGCCGTGCGGCGGCACATCGGCATGGTCTTCCAGAAGCCCAACCCCTTCCCCAAGACCATCTTTGAGAACGTGGCCTTCGGCCTGCGGCTCATGGGGGTCAAGGGCAGCGAGCTGGAGGACCGGGTGGTGGAGGCCCTGAAGCGGGCCGCCCTGTGGAACGAGGTGCAGGACCGCTTCAAGAAGGAAAGCGGCCTCAGGCTCTCCGGCGGGCAGCAACAGCGGCTTTGCATCGCCCGGGCCATCGCCGTGGAACCCCCCCTCCTCCTCATGGACGAGCCCACCAGCGCCCTAGACCCCATCGCCACCCAGGCCATTGAGGACCTCATCCTGGAGCTGAAGGAGCGCTACACCGTGGTCATCGTCACCCACAACATGCAACAGGCGGCGCGGGTTTCCGACCGCACCCTCTTCATGCACCTGGGGGTCCTTGTGGAGGAAGGCCCCACCGACCTCCTCTTCACCAAGCCCAAGCACCCCTACACCGAGGCCTACATCACGGGCCGCTTCGGCTAA
- a CDS encoding DUF721 domain-containing protein, whose protein sequence is MPWRLKDLVPEALKKAGGKEKLKRGLVLAAWKEVVGKELAQLTEAVGLEGNTLWVRVADPLTAHQLTYSRLALLRRYEERFPGMVREIRFLVGPLETPPPPPPKPPENPEAARRALKVAQEAPPELREKVARAALALFARQRGTPCPICEAPSEQHPCPTCRRLLESPAVRKEAERLSRGQAARLEGEALLAAKHLARERLLAEMRELYPEALRERSLIPLLRDLARRYQGLFPLEALPEGVRSLLSKET, encoded by the coding sequence ATGCCCTGGCGGCTAAAAGACCTTGTGCCCGAGGCCTTGAAGAAGGCGGGGGGCAAGGAGAAGCTCAAGCGGGGGCTGGTGCTTGCCGCCTGGAAGGAGGTGGTGGGGAAAGAACTCGCCCAGCTCACCGAGGCGGTGGGCCTCGAGGGGAATACCCTTTGGGTGCGGGTGGCGGACCCCCTCACCGCCCACCAGCTCACCTATAGCCGCCTCGCCCTCCTCCGCCGCTACGAGGAGCGCTTTCCTGGAATGGTCCGGGAGATCCGCTTCCTGGTGGGCCCCTTGGAAACCCCGCCCCCACCTCCCCCCAAGCCCCCGGAAAACCCCGAGGCGGCGCGCCGGGCGCTCAAGGTGGCCCAAGAAGCCCCGCCCGAGCTTCGGGAAAAGGTGGCCCGGGCCGCCCTCGCCCTCTTCGCCCGCCAAAGGGGAACCCCTTGCCCCATCTGCGAGGCGCCAAGCGAACAACACCCTTGCCCCACCTGCCGCCGCCTTTTGGAAAGCCCTGCCGTGCGCAAGGAGGCGGAAAGGCTAAGCCGGGGGCAAGCCGCCCGCCTGGAGGGGGAGGCGCTCCTTGCGGCAAAGCACCTGGCCCGGGAGCGGCTTCTCGCCGAGATGCGGGAGCTCTACCCCGAGGCCTTGCGGGAACGGAGCCTGATACCCCTCCTGCGGGACCTCGCCCGCCGCTACCAGGGCCTTTTTCCCCTCGAGGCCCTACCCGAAGGGGTGCGAAGCCTCCTTTCCAAGGAAACGTGA
- a CDS encoding CPBP family intramembrane glutamic endopeptidase, producing the protein MKALYWNLGLSWGLFLAYHLLGGRWGSSSWESALFGVLYMWVPGLLALRFAQKEGLKLPLTFRPNRFWLFAWLYPLALALLSIPLSLPFAPWRELAEALPPGLSLGWVLASALLAGATVNLLAALGEELFWRGYLWERLRERGFWPATLEIGFYWGLWHAPLVLAGHNYPHEPLLGVPAMILFALLLTPALLGVREKGGIWAAALLHGTLNAVAGLPFLLLERTHDLLVGVVGLPGFFLMALFNLWLRRRV; encoded by the coding sequence ATGAAGGCCCTTTACTGGAACCTGGGGCTTTCCTGGGGGCTTTTCCTCGCCTACCACCTCCTTGGGGGCAGGTGGGGGAGCTCCTCTTGGGAAAGCGCCCTTTTCGGGGTCCTCTACATGTGGGTCCCGGGGCTTTTAGCCCTTCGCTTCGCCCAAAAGGAGGGCCTGAAGCTTCCCCTAACCTTCCGGCCCAACCGCTTTTGGCTTTTCGCCTGGCTTTACCCCCTGGCCTTGGCCCTCCTTTCCATCCCCTTAAGCCTCCCCTTCGCCCCTTGGCGGGAGCTTGCCGAGGCGTTGCCCCCGGGGCTTTCCCTGGGTTGGGTGCTCGCTTCCGCCCTCCTGGCGGGGGCCACGGTGAACCTCCTCGCAGCCTTGGGGGAGGAGCTCTTTTGGCGGGGCTACCTTTGGGAAAGGCTCCGGGAGCGGGGGTTTTGGCCGGCCACGCTGGAAATCGGGTTCTACTGGGGGCTTTGGCACGCTCCCCTCGTCCTCGCCGGGCACAACTACCCCCACGAGCCCCTCCTGGGCGTGCCCGCCATGATCCTCTTCGCCCTCCTCCTCACCCCCGCCCTCCTCGGGGTACGGGAAAAGGGGGGTATCTGGGCGGCGGCCCTCCTCCACGGCACCCTGAACGCCGTGGCGGGGCTTCCCTTCCTCCTCCTGGAGCGCACCCACGACCTCCTGGTGGGGGTGGTGGGGCTTCCGGGGTTCTTTCTCATGGCCCTCTTCAACCTCTGGCTCCGGAGGCGGGTATAG
- a CDS encoding cob(I)yrinic acid a,c-diamide adenosyltransferase: MKIYTKTGDAGETGLYGAERVVKAHPRVEAYGTVDEANSAIGLARSLLPKEHLDLQDLLERVQNALFDLGADLATRMGSPYEKNIARMDAEDVEALERAIDRYMEESPPFTGFILPGGHPAAAALHLARTVVRRAERKVVALSREEPVNPEAIRYLNRLSDLLFVLARVVNARTGVREEAWLVKKRR, translated from the coding sequence ATGAAGATCTACACCAAAACCGGCGATGCGGGGGAAACCGGCCTCTATGGGGCCGAGCGGGTGGTGAAGGCCCACCCCCGCGTGGAGGCCTATGGCACCGTGGACGAGGCCAACTCCGCCATCGGCCTGGCCCGGAGCCTTCTCCCGAAGGAGCACCTGGACTTGCAGGACCTTCTGGAACGAGTGCAGAACGCCCTCTTTGACCTAGGGGCGGACCTGGCCACCCGCATGGGAAGCCCCTACGAGAAAAACATCGCCCGCATGGACGCCGAGGACGTGGAGGCCTTGGAAAGGGCCATTGACCGCTACATGGAAGAAAGCCCTCCCTTCACGGGCTTCATCCTGCCCGGGGGGCACCCGGCGGCGGCGGCCCTGCACCTGGCCCGCACCGTGGTGCGCCGGGCAGAGCGCAAGGTGGTGGCCCTAAGCCGGGAAGAACCCGTGAACCCCGAGGCCATCCGCTACCTGAACCGGCTTTCCGACCTGCTCTTCGTCCTGGCCCGGGTGGTGAACGCCCGCACGGGGGTGCGGGAAGAGGCCTGGCTCGTCAAGAAGCGGCGCTAG
- a CDS encoding ABC transporter permease: MKGIYRILWKELVQVFRDRKLVFSTLVLPVLLMPVFMFGPSLVLNRLMQGAAEKRQEVAVAGLPEEALSALRQANLAPVAVADPERAVREGKYPAGVLYREGVYRVYARLSGGLTEGQVVAGKVQGALAALKEAKVAEALAGRGVPLEVLQPFRVELLDASPEREKAGGLLGFLLPFFLVVFVLSGGQVVAVDATAGEKEKGTLEALLMAPAPLWQVALGKTLATVVMALLSGTAGLLGLALGGALAARYGGGLLTETGQAVALGGRVVLDGASFLALFLSALLLALFMGAVMVGLGLYARSYKEAQSYLAPLQLVALLPLLFLQFRGFLELETWHHLLPLFNVALLMDALLKGTATLGQAALTWTSTLVYAALALGFSVRVFAREEVVFRN; encoded by the coding sequence ATGAAGGGGATTTACCGCATCCTCTGGAAGGAACTCGTCCAGGTCTTTCGGGACCGGAAGCTCGTCTTTTCCACCTTGGTCCTGCCCGTGCTCCTCATGCCCGTCTTCATGTTCGGGCCGAGCCTGGTCCTAAACCGCCTCATGCAAGGGGCGGCGGAAAAACGGCAGGAGGTGGCAGTGGCCGGGCTTCCGGAAGAGGCGCTTTCCGCCCTCCGCCAGGCCAACCTGGCCCCGGTGGCCGTGGCGGACCCGGAACGGGCGGTGCGGGAGGGGAAGTACCCCGCCGGGGTCCTTTACCGGGAGGGCGTCTATCGGGTCTATGCCCGCCTCTCCGGGGGGCTCACGGAGGGGCAGGTGGTGGCGGGTAAGGTGCAAGGCGCCCTAGCGGCCCTCAAGGAGGCCAAGGTGGCCGAGGCCTTGGCAGGGCGAGGCGTGCCCCTAGAGGTCCTCCAGCCTTTTCGGGTGGAGCTTTTGGACGCCTCCCCCGAGCGGGAAAAGGCCGGGGGGCTTCTGGGCTTCCTCCTCCCCTTTTTTCTGGTGGTCTTCGTCCTCTCCGGCGGGCAGGTGGTGGCGGTGGACGCCACCGCCGGGGAGAAGGAGAAGGGTACCCTCGAGGCCCTCCTCATGGCCCCTGCACCCCTTTGGCAGGTGGCCTTGGGCAAAACCCTGGCCACGGTGGTCATGGCCCTGCTTTCCGGGACGGCGGGGCTTTTAGGCCTGGCCTTGGGCGGGGCCCTGGCCGCCCGCTATGGCGGGGGCCTTCTCACGGAAACGGGCCAGGCGGTGGCGCTGGGAGGGCGGGTGGTCCTGGACGGGGCCAGCTTTTTGGCCCTCTTCCTTTCCGCTCTCCTCCTCGCCCTCTTCATGGGGGCGGTGATGGTGGGCCTAGGGCTCTACGCCCGGAGCTACAAGGAGGCGCAAAGCTACCTGGCCCCCCTGCAGCTGGTCGCCCTCTTACCCTTGCTCTTCCTGCAGTTTAGGGGCTTCTTGGAGCTGGAAACCTGGCACCACCTCCTTCCCCTTTTCAACGTGGCCCTCCTCATGGACGCCCTCCTCAAGGGAACGGCCACCTTGGGGCAGGCTGCCCTCACCTGGACCTCCACCCTGGTCTACGCCGCCTTGGCCCTGGGCTTTTCCGTACGGGTTTTCGCCCGGGAAGAGGTGGTGTTCAGGAACTAG
- a CDS encoding ABC transporter ATP-binding protein produces MIEVKGLTKAYRSHLAVRELSFHVNPGEVYALLGPNGAGKTTTLRMLATLVKPTAGTARVAGFDVGRESLAVRQRLGLVNGGMRVYERLTGREVLAFFAGFYGLEGHAFRKALDWVAGLLGMEEALDKKVMEMSTGMQQKVVIARAILHRPPVLLLDEATAGLDVFARRALLDFVKAYRDLGNTLVYSTHVMAEAEEVADRVGFLHQGRLVYEGTKAEALALGEGSLERAFIRMVKGAA; encoded by the coding sequence ATGATTGAGGTCAAAGGCCTCACCAAGGCCTACCGCTCCCACCTGGCCGTGCGGGAGCTTTCCTTCCACGTGAACCCAGGGGAGGTCTACGCCCTGTTGGGCCCCAATGGGGCGGGCAAGACCACCACCTTGCGGATGCTGGCCACCTTGGTGAAGCCCACGGCGGGCACGGCCCGGGTGGCGGGGTTTGACGTGGGGCGGGAGTCCCTCGCCGTGAGGCAAAGGCTTGGGCTCGTCAACGGGGGCATGCGCGTCTACGAGCGCCTCACCGGGCGGGAGGTTCTGGCCTTTTTCGCCGGTTTTTACGGCCTCGAGGGCCACGCCTTCCGCAAGGCCCTGGACTGGGTGGCGGGGCTTTTGGGGATGGAGGAGGCCCTGGACAAAAAGGTGATGGAGATGTCCACGGGCATGCAGCAGAAGGTGGTCATCGCCCGGGCCATCCTGCACCGCCCCCCGGTCCTCCTCCTGGACGAGGCCACGGCGGGGCTAGACGTCTTCGCCCGGCGGGCCCTTTTGGACTTTGTCAAGGCCTACCGGGACCTGGGGAACACCCTGGTCTACTCCACCCACGTGATGGCCGAGGCGGAGGAGGTGGCGGACCGGGTGGGCTTTTTGCACCAGGGCCGCCTGGTCTACGAGGGCACCAAGGCCGAGGCCCTGGCCCTGGGCGAGGGGAGCCTGGAGCGGGCCTTTATCCGGATGGTGAAGGGGGCGGCATGA